One Pelmatolapia mariae isolate MD_Pm_ZW linkage group LG1, Pm_UMD_F_2, whole genome shotgun sequence genomic window, GAGTCACTGCCCAGCCGCATGCTACTATTAAGTGATTTGCAGAGGTGGCCAGAGCTGGCTGCTCTCACTAAGGATAATGGAAGTGCTGAAGGAGGAGCCACTCAACAGGAGCAGCTGATGAAACTGTTACTGAAAGCATTTGGAACATACGGTGCCATTGCCTCTGTTAGAGTCTTGAAACCTGGGAAGGACCTGCCGGCTGACCTGAAGAGGCTGAGTGGTCGCTATGCTCAGCTGGGCACTGAAGAATGTGCCATTGTGGAGTTTGAGGAGGTGGAGGCTGCTGTTAAAGCCAACGAAGCTGCGGGGAGTGAGAACGGAGGACCCAGTTTACTGGGGTTGAAAGTGGTTCTGATTGGCACCAAGCCGCCTAAAAAGAAGGTACCAAAAGAACGACCTCGTGAGGAAGGAGGGATGCGGAAAAGCCGCTCTCTAAACAGCCGGGTACGAGAGCTTCAGTATCATGGGGACGACTCTGCTTGCAGCTCTTCAGAGACAGAGAGCACCCCTACATCTCCCAGATTGGCTAGAAAATCCCAGTCGTGCAACAAGCTCAGCCCCACCACTGCAGGCATTAGCTTCCAGAATAATCACCTGAGTCCAAGTATGTCCCCACGTAACAGTCCCTGGTCTAGCCCTCGTGCCAGCCCGTGTTCTCAGCGCAAATCTCCTCATTCCCACAAGTCTCCCTTAGCTGTTGAGGGTAGACTGAGCCCTGAGGCTGGGCGTCGTTGGGCAGATTACTCCTCAGACAGTAGCCTCACACCTTCAGGGAGCCCGTGGGTTCAGCGGCGGAAGCAGGTGGCATCACAGGAAAGCAGCCCGGTCGGCAGCCCGATGCTGGGTAGAAAGATCCAGAATGCTGATGGCCTGCCGCCAGGAGTAACGAGGCTGCCAAGGGGTCCTGATGGAACTCGTGGCTTTCACTGTGTGGCGATTGAGAGGGGAAAGACTGCTGCTACTCAGACTTGATATGTGGAGCCTCATTATGTATTCGCTGACCCCCCAGAAATAAAATGAGATATTGGAAATTTAAACAGTTCTTGGCCATGTTGCTCAAGCCCCACCCCACATTTGAGACTGTGTagatatatactttttttttctttcttttttttttttttgagtgcatCAGTTTTGAgtctgttatatttttatacaaCGTTTTGAGTTACCATGGTAACATTAGTGATTTACTAATGGAAATTTGAGTGAATGTAAATTAATATTGTTTTGAGAGAGAACTTTGAAAACACCACTGACATGAACCATGCCACCTCCATTGTATGAGAGCTTGTTCTACTTGGGGTGACCTGGAGGAAAgaattccattttttttcttttacttttttttttttttttttttttttaagttggggggagggggggtgtcTTGTCCTCTTGtatgtgtttaaaaaaggaaaaaaagatctTGTTTGTGGATGGCGTATAAATGTGTAAGTCTCACAGGCACATGGACTTGATAGAGATATCGCCATATgccttttctgtgtttgtctaATGTGAGTTTCATTTTTACAAACTACTTAAACTGAGGCCATAATTGCTCCACTGCCACGAAGATTGGAATGTTCAAACTGGacattatttttgtaaatttgttttatttttatttttggtacACTTGGTTGGAAAGGTTCTCCTTATCCCTATAAATGTTCAGCAGTTAGCTGCTtgattgttgctgttttttttttgttttgttttttgttttttgtgttgtttgtttgttttaagtttTACTTCTCCTTGCCATGTTTTCATCAGTCTAAGCCCACAATGAGGTTTGAGGGATTTTCAGGTCGGGCAGAATAGATGCTCTTATGTTCTTGCCTTTACATCTGAGCTGGGGTATTTGTACACTGCAATTCCTATTGTACAAATAAATCACTAAATATGCACTCTGCCTGAGTTCTTTTTGTGACATTACTTTTGGTCATTTCAATGAACACGACTAATCTTATTTTTGACTTCAATATGTAAGCAGGATTAAGTGAGATGTTGTTACTGTGCCCAGACTGTAGAAGCTATTCCAAACTTGGAAAGCAAAATTGGCTCATTcaagttgttggtttttttttttttgtttttttttttgttttgtttttttaaatgaattgcaCAGATGGGAGGATGATGACATTTTTTGGATTATTTGATCCTATGACTTTATCATTGGATGGATATATTGGATATATAACAAACCATCTGAGAAAAGGAAACATGGGGgggattattttaaaaaatgcaacatGTATTTACTAGAATACTGATCATTTATTGCATCTTGCTATGGTAATATGCAAACTATCCATTGAATTTAGATTAAGAGGATAACCTTTCGTACACATACCATTCATGCACTTAACTCTGTCAGGTTGCACAGCGACTGCAAGTGAACGGCTGTTCTCGAGTCTTGCCACAGCATCTTAATTAGATTGAGGTTTGGATTCTGAAGTGACTATTGGACAGGATCATTGTTTTAGTACATTCCTGTCTAAATTTGGCTTGGTGATTGGTGTTGTCTGCTGGGGAATATCACATCTGTCTTCTTTGTACACTGCAGCATAGCCCCCCTCCCGATTTTGTCTGTTTGCTCAGTTTATGTAAACATTCTTTTACAAGCCTTTCAGGGTCTTCTATGGAGAAGCGTGTCCATGTTGCTTTCcttatacatttacatttttcctgCAGATGTTCCTTTTCTGCATTTTACATACAGATTTTATGTATCTGAAAATTGCTACCCACTCAATGACTACAAAAACAACTTCCTACCACAATAGTGAAATATCAGAACAAAGGAGGCCAAAACCAATTGTTTGTCCTCAATTCAGACATTTCAGAGCTTTGTTTTCCCTTTTGCACAGATAAATCCTCTCTGCTCATTTGTATAAAACTAATTACTCCATTGTGATCCCATGTTGTTGCAAAGCCAAATGAAAAGATACAATAGTGTGTATTACTTTTTATGAGCAATGTAATTTGTGCCTTGTCCTCAGGTGGTTTCCAATAGTTCTGAGCAACCATTCAGATATGAAAGAAGGGAGCGTGCTGTTGGATGCTCGTAGAGCTGTTACGACTTTTAAATTCATGTGGTTGCATCATTCTGTTGATCCACTTTTTTGTTAGAAATCTTATTTCCTGTAGGAGTAAGCACAATGGGAGGACACAAGCTCTTAGGCAGTGTTGGATGCAGAGGTTCAGGGACCATGCTCTAAAATTCAGAGATGCAATGGGACTAAGTGGGGTTGCGTAAGAGAGGGATGAATAAACTTTTGTTCTCTTTGCATGATTAGCAATTCAAAATTAGGAAGTCGTGATACTGTCTGCCTTAAACAGATAATATTTTGGCTCAACTCCATGTAACTGTTAATGTTAGCAGTGAGAATCATGACTGTTTGAGAAAAGTACCACAAGATTAAACTATTATTCTCATATGATGATTCTCTATAATAACCATTAGGGAGAGTTTCATACTTACACCAAATAGGACATAAAGACAGATAATAGAAAAACCGACTATCACAGGGGCCATTATTTGTAATTGGGCAGTGTGCAGTTACATATGAATAAAATTATTTAGTAAGGTCATTACGCTATTTATTTAGGACTTGAGAGAATTAGAAGGATGTGGAGAGTACATTtgttaaagaataaaacttCACAGCTTTCCATATGTATTAAGTATTGTATGACTTTATGTAACACCACTGTGAATTAAGCAGTATACTGCTCAATTACTCCATCATTGCATTGCTAGTTATTTTACATGGTTTTAAAAGCCTGTACCATATAGTCATGTAGTCATATTGCACACATTTACAACATTACCTATCTATGCTAAACCCACTGACTGATTGTACCCATCAGGTTCACAGTCCAGATAAATCCATTAATGTGAGTATGTAACAGCACTGCATGATTCAAACTGAGGTAAGGCTGGAGCAGTCAGTAGGAACAAATATTATTAAGAGTATATCATAGATGCAGAGTTGAAAAGCCTCTGGTTGGTGTTTAAATTACAGCTCTCCAAGAAGAAATAATCACTAGACGTCTCCTCCTCAACTCAGAGAAGATGACAAACACTTACATCAGTCTGTGGGAGGGAGCTGTAGTGACTATGAGTGGGTGGAGTAAAAATTGAGGAACTAGAATTAGGGTGGAGTAAATTTACAACGCTCAGCAAAGCAACCAATTGGAAAACTCGTATCAAAGCCCAAGAACCTGCTAGaaaggaaatgtttttttccctttctttcatttttttcaaaccTCGTTATGTAACGTGGTTGCATAGATATCTATATCAATTTTAGAATTAGAGCCTAATGCATTAACTGAAATAACCATTACCCTCTGGATAAACATTTTAGCTACAGTCCCCTGCAGCTATTCAGTGCCTTGTTTATGGGCTCTTtaatgatattttattaaaaggGGAACATTGCTTGGCCACTGCATTACCCTCCTGGTGTCACAAACCTGTGGGTAATGAAGGTTACTggcacctttcactgtttaatgtgagggggaaaaaaacagacatcTGTGAAAATGCCCTCAACTCATACCTCCTAGTACCTGTTATTGCCTGCAGGGAGAAAAGAATTCAGGCATCATGCTTAAACTTACTGTATGGCGATTATATATAAAGAAACTGTCCTGTTCAAGTAATTGTAGTTCTGCTGTAATCAATTGAGTATGTCAGTATATTTGTGTGACCCTTCAACTGACAATATTCacctcttatttttctttcaaaattctCTGGTGTTACCATacactataaatacatttaaaaaacacacatgcacagggaATTGGTTAGCAGTGCTGTGTACATTTGATAAACAAATATTTcacaattttattttcttaactaaaaaacaaaatttacagTGCCcttagagaggaaaaaaagcaacttaaattgacacaaaacatatttacataatGTGGGTGAATTAAAAGATTTTACAGTGTTAGTACACAGACTTCTGTAAAGGATGATGACGATTTCACAGAAAATTGCCACTTAAATGCAGAGGATATCTCCAACACGGAAATCACAAGGAGCCGAGTTTGCTATTGCAGCACATTTcaagtgtttcaatatttatcaCAAACACAATCATACACCGATTGTTATCTGTTCTGCAACTGAAATCCAACTACATGCTGCAGGAAGAGACAGTTACACTACTTACCTTTTGGTTTACTACCCAATTCTGTTGTGAGACTATAGTAGCTTTCatttattaaacatattaacttttataaaataaaatgtacccCTGTTTGGAGAGTGTTCTTACAGTTGTGACCTGCACTGCTGAATGAATGTAGGTGAAGAAATAAAGTACATGCTGAAATAACTGTTCAGGTTGTCCACTGAAATGACAATCGATAAAAAAACCACCTTAAATCCCTTCTGCACATTCATACTTTCAGGATATAAATATCACCTTTCAATTTGTCCTTTGTGTGGTGACACCATAAAATTCTGCATGGCCATGGTTACCATTTGACCCCTATTGAAGCATTTAACTTGCAACAAGAGAGAAGCAATGCACAACTCCAACGGAAAAGCGTTGCTCCACAGGAAACCACAGCTACCTATCAGCAAGACAGAGCCTAACCACTAGTTAAGTCAAAGAAACTGGACAGAGGTAATTACCAGTTCCTTATACCCCTGCACAGCACCATCTGCGCAATCTCAACAGGACATGGACGCAGAATGATTGGGATCAATCTGATGGTTGTGTGGGTAGAATCATCGTTTGTGTGATGAGGAAAACACTTCCTGCTTGTTAGCAGATGGGATGAAGACGTGTTGCACAGCGAGCTTAGCCAGCCAAACGTGCTAAGAACACAGCATCTCAGCTCTTCAGTCTTTTGAGAGTGAAGCAGTGTGAAGAGCAGAGCCAGCCATGTCCCCAGGGCTTTGCTTCAGATATAGAGAGAACCGTCAACGGGTCCTACATAACCAACCCCTATTAGAAGGACGTCAATCAAAGTCCAAATGCCTAGGCCTCCAAAGCTGAACAGTTTGCCCAGACCCTCTCTCCACTGGCCCAGGTAAAACCGGTCCGCTCCAAAACCACCAAGTGTAATGCTATGGAAGGAACCAGAAAAAACAAGTTTCAACACATATCCTAATCAATAACGTGTCTTTACATTTCCATTATTTAAGCTTGTTGTAATGgttttaatattactgttttACCTGAGTGCCAACGCTGTTGACCATTTGTATCCACCAGTCCAgttacaaaataaacgtttTGGAAAACGTCTTTTACCTAAAAAGAAGTGAAGACATAGTGAATGCTTTCATgcacaaacaagcaaaatttaAACAAGCTGACTGAAAATACAACAAACATTACATAAAAAATTACATgtggaaatttaaataaatcctCGCCAATCAGCTGATCTTAATGCCAGCTCACATCCGCTGATGTGTTTCCATCCTGCTGATAATTCGCATATGGGGCTATCCTATTTAAGCAGCTTCAGCCTGCATACAAATGCTGCTGTGTCTGCAAGTAGCTTTGCAACCCACCCCAACCCCAGCTTCTTCACTTTATGGTGTTTCTGACTTAAATGTCTGCTGTCACAGATGTTTTATTCTGTGAAGAGGTCCTGCTCTGCTGTTCTACCTGCCTGTGGGGTTTTCACAAATGGCCGAGCAACCATAAGGGCTCTCTGGACAGAACCCAAACATAGCTCTACTGCAGATGAAATAACAATCATACTTTGACTAAGATTGTCCTGACTGAATAGGAGTTTTCCTTTAATAGCAACCATGAATGAATACCAGTTTAACTTCATGCTGTGGACAAAACAGTCGCTGCTCTAGACTGCATGACTTTAACTGATGACTTTAGAACCTAATTAGGCTTTATAGTGGATCCTTGATCATACCTAAGCAATGTACATGATCTAAGACATCACAGGTGGCATTGTAGCGCTTGCGTGGGCAAGAGACTGTCATACAGTTGGTGGAGTTTGTACAGCGATACTGGGAAGGGTCCAGCTGCCAACAGAACTGACAGGTGATATTGAGAGAAAAATTGTTTTGCTGCTGTCCAGACTCTCCCTGTAAatacaaagaagaaaataaatttcACCACACAGCAATTCCCAAATTAAAGCCTTACTAACCCTCTTAACAAATAGATAAAGATGGTACAGAATTACTACAGGCCAGAATATTTGACAATGTTACTCACTATGCAGTGAACGCCTTTTTTGGGTCTACAGGTAAATAAAGTTGGTTTGCCATATGTGCACTTGAGATGGTAATCGCATTGAATGCAATCAGCTGGCAGGCGGTGACACAAACCCCCACTAGGACATTTGGATGTGTCTTCATCTGCAGGAAACACTACAAAAAGTCCACCACAAAGTTGCATTATCtattttaagacattttcaagcatgaataacaaatattttatgCAAAGTAAGCAGGCTTTCATTAAATCTGGCTGCTGGTTGTGGCAACAGGCTGTGACTTGTGATAATAGACTGTGGTggcaaaattaaaaatactcAGCTTTCAAAGAGGGCAGGCCATTAAAGAGTCCTTGAGCAAAGCTATTTAGTCTTGATTGCTACATTATAGCTGCATGCTGGGCAGTAAAGGAaaactgttgctgctgttgttgaaaAGCAATTAACTTAACAAATTCTGGTTGAGATCAAGACTTTACTTAATGATACGCAggttaacaaagaaaaaaaacatgcaatacTTAGACAATGGAAATTAATTATGTCTGAAGTAGGCAGATTTACTCTGATTTCGCACTGTATTTTATTCAGGTTCCCAGATAGGATGGACATTcttaaatatatgtaaaaacctGCAGTTTACAATCTCATTACATACAGGAAATACAAATTCATAGTGACCCTCAAGCATGGTAAATAAccaacttcaaatatgtccagTCCATCACAATTGTATTTCTCCAAGcttggttgttttgttttgtttatttaatcaGTGCTTCCATGTTACAGCACAACTCAGCACCCCCAAGTCTCATGCTGTTTCCATCCTGTGTTCAGACTCAGAAATAATAATGTTGTATAGATGCTGCAAAATTGTCTAGGTCTACCCTTTTCCCCCCTTACAAATAAGACTGAATTGGGGAATTGATAAATAATCCTGATGTATGAGCAAAATCAATAGTAGCAGTGCTACAATGAAATCTTACCAATATCTTTAAGAAAATGTTAcctttaaaatacatttcaaataatCCAGCATCAACCTGTGACAGCTGCGCCATGCTTTTTGCCCGAGTCTGCAGCTTTTAGCCATCATCCCTCTAAAGAAAAGGGTTTCAGTTCAATTCGTGAGGCATGAACTGAAACTCCTGGTCAACAGGTTATTAATGGAAAACTGAGCTTGCTTACTGCCTAATAGAGCTGCATTTCTTTGTTGTTAAGTGCtagaaaaaatattaaacagaACGTCCTCTTGATGCACATGTCATATCTTGTCACATAACTTCTTTATACAAATGAATCTTCAATTTCTATTTGAACCAAGTGAGGACTTGTTTTTCTAGTTTCATTTTGGACTACTATTCAAAAACTCTGGCTCAAAGATTTAAATTTGGAGTTCAGGAAACTCTAATTATCAACCGTTGTGAATGTGGCCCTTAGTGAATCTGTTTTTTAGTTTACAAACAGTAAACTAAAAACCACACAATATATAAattcattattaataataaaaaaaaaacagttaaataaataatgttacAGTCAGTACGTTTAATTTTGATTACTGACTGCAATATTTACCTGAGGCTGCATCGGGGACCACCGGGCTAGTGATGAAAGGTCCATCTCTTGTGTAGTGGGTCTCAACATTAGTTGTGCTCAGGGAACCTGACAACAAAGCGGACAGGTCATATATGGTTAAACAGAAATTAGAAGTCTAAACACGCGTAAGCAGCTAGAGACActggtttttcttttaataaaacatgCTAGTTATTGCTTTACAATAATTTTAGGAAGCTACTACACAGAAGCTACTCGCTGACATGTTCTGTCAATGCTACAAATTAGCATAAACAATGAACTGTTAATTGTCATAGCTTAACTTAAATACGACACAATTAACAAAaggtgtttttgtgtatttgtaaaaTGGATTTTGAATCCGTGTTGCTCACTACAGCCAATGTTTTCATTGCTACCTAGCTAAATAAACCAGTGTTATGCTAACTTGCTAGCTAACCACCTCATGCTAATTCAGTTGGGGAAAGGTAACGACCAAAGCGAGAGATATATGCGAACTGCTCTATAAGTGTATTATTGTAAGCATACCGTTAACACACTGTAACATGAGGTCCATAAACAATACGGCGATAATTCCGTAGCTTTTAAGGCACCGTCCTCTGTCCGGTCTCCAAATCTGACAGACAGTAGCCATTGTTACCGCAGAGCTAAAGAGAGGTGCATTCACGTCATGTAGGAAACTGGAGTGCTAATAGTCCTCTGATAGTTTCAAGCACGGAGATacagcagtttttgttttgttttctttctttgttttaaattaacaaaaatcACTCAAATAAAACCCCAAATAAGatctgaaaatatttttcatttgagGTCATTCTAATTCAAATTAAAGGTTAGgcaataggaaaaaaaagactaatgataataataataggaagaagaagaaaaagaagaatagccactttaatgtaaaaaagtaaaaagaaaaaagcaaaactattATCAGGTTGTTTGGTTATTTAGTTAAAGCTGTGAACATGCAACGGAAATCATATTAAATTTCATATGTATATAGTGTTTGGTAGAGGACTGCATTAGTTTAATCCTTTACCCATGACAAAATACATTGTGTATTAATGCCATTCCATAAATGCAGGACATTTTCTGCCAACCCATAAATTtgaaaattttgaaaaagaaTTTGAAAAAGGTCAGTCCTCTTTGAACTGTGTCAATGTGTCCAATTAAAGTGACACTGTTATGTATATTactaaaagcaaacaaattaaTTTCAGGGTTTGctgcctttatttatacattgtGGAGGTAAGCATCAACGACACAGTgctctcagttctcactcctTCTTTATTCGTCTCCAACATCAACTGCACATATCGCGCCACAAAACAAAGGGaacacacttcctcaacactgggtgtgagtggagccctctagtggtccaccacacaTGCCCCCCCCGAACACCCAGCAGAACTAGTCCAGGACCCGGGGCTTAAGCAAACGGCCGGAACGGCTGAACCGGGGGGGTGGGGAACTGACAGAGGGCAACCCAGCCCGGAAGCGAGGCTGGCACTGGCGGTCAGAAAAAGCTGCAGGCGACTCGGACTCCGTTGATTGCGCGTCGCtcctgggggaaaaaacagaatccATCAGCCCGGTGGCAGGTGGGCGGCCGCGGCGAGGGGCCTGGGCCGGGACCACCTGATCCTCTTGCATAACATGTGCAGGCTTAAGTCTGTCAACAGAGACAACCTCCTGCCGACCGCCAAAgtccaaaatgaaatgtttgctGCCTGGTTTAAGAACCCTGTATGGCCCGTCATATGGTGGACGCAGCGGAGTCCTATGGGCATCGTGCCTGACGAAAACGAAACGAGCAGAGTCCAACGAACTCGGAACAAAAGTGTCAGGCAGGCAGTGGTGCACAGGACCGGGAACAGGAAATGAGTCTCTCGGGGGGCGAAAAGGCAACAAAGAGGCATCAAAACATGGGGGAGGGCTCTCAGGCAAGAATTCCCCGGGGACCCGGAGGGGCTGGCCGAGGACCAGT contains:
- the tm2d3 gene encoding TM2 domain-containing protein 3 produces the protein MATVCQIWRPDRGRCLKSYGIIAVLFMDLMLQCVNGSLSTTNVETHYTRDGPFITSPVVPDAASVFPADEDTSKCPSGGLCHRLPADCIQCDYHLKCTYGKPTLFTCRPKKGVHCIGESGQQQNNFSLNITCQFCWQLDPSQYRCTNSTNCMTVSCPRKRYNATCDVLDHVHCLGKRRFPKRLFCNWTGGYKWSTALALSITLGGFGADRFYLGQWREGLGKLFSFGGLGIWTLIDVLLIGVGYVGPVDGSLYI